The Streptomyces sp. P9-A4 genome contains a region encoding:
- a CDS encoding molybdopterin oxidoreductase family protein: MTATDPSRALPLDPSLAPPGTRDFRDAGGIPADRWRADQNGETLVPTHCCFCGVQCGMYLRVDRGGKVFGVEPRNHDINRMRLCPKGINAYQQVNHPDRLTAPLMRLGRDEEFREVSWDEALDHTVSEIRRIQGEYGNDAFGLLGGASLFTEKTYLVGKFARVALKSRHVDYNGRLCMVSAAGANKLAFGIDRAGNPFSDILLTDCLLIAGSNVGECFPVMTQYLWGARDRGATLIVVDPRETAVARTADVHVALKPGTDSAFFNAVLHVVVAEGLADEAYLAAHTTGWAEVRQTVADYPPARSAETCGVPEEQIVQVARMFAGAGKAMAWHARGVEHHSQGVENCLSIINLCVATGNIGKPGAGYGTITGQGNGQGGREHGQKSDLLPGGRSITNPEHRRQICEIWGIDEAELPPAGTSMMEMVWQMQREEIRGLVGICNNPFVSLPNYATVKDGYDTLQFHAQFDFFLSETAANAHVVFPVTVWAEDEGVMANAEARVVKHNKAQEPPAGVRTDTWVMCELARRLGAGDKFEFPDSRSVFEELRIASAGTVNDYYGITYERLEETGGIAWPCPTTEHPGTPRLFEDGGSYHPDGRIHLQVVEWHPPMDPYSEEYPLSLTTGRTVAHFLSGNQTRRLGALVEQTPRPWVEVHPSHGFRNGDPVRVVTRRGSEVLPALVTEAIRPDTVFIPYHWPVPTSANALTIDALDPRSKIPEYKVCAARIEAAERIDEVPAPPTAPGQQAYPETQVSRTDPLPPTSPQGRGTAERS; the protein is encoded by the coding sequence GTGACCGCGACCGACCCCAGCCGGGCGCTGCCGCTCGACCCCTCTCTCGCCCCGCCCGGGACCCGTGACTTCCGCGACGCCGGTGGCATCCCCGCCGACCGGTGGCGCGCCGACCAGAACGGCGAGACCCTCGTCCCCACCCACTGCTGCTTCTGCGGCGTCCAGTGCGGCATGTACCTCCGCGTCGACCGCGGCGGCAAGGTCTTCGGCGTCGAGCCCCGCAACCACGACATCAACCGGATGCGGCTCTGCCCCAAGGGCATCAACGCCTACCAGCAGGTCAACCACCCCGACCGGCTCACCGCCCCGCTGATGCGCCTGGGCCGCGACGAGGAGTTCCGCGAGGTCAGCTGGGACGAGGCCCTCGACCACACCGTCTCCGAGATCCGCCGCATCCAGGGCGAGTACGGCAACGACGCCTTCGGCCTCCTCGGCGGCGCGAGCCTCTTCACCGAGAAGACCTATCTCGTCGGCAAGTTCGCCCGGGTCGCCCTGAAGTCCCGGCACGTCGACTACAACGGACGCCTCTGCATGGTCTCCGCCGCCGGCGCCAACAAGCTCGCCTTCGGCATCGACCGCGCCGGGAACCCCTTCTCCGACATCCTCCTCACCGACTGCCTGCTCATCGCGGGATCCAACGTCGGCGAATGCTTCCCCGTCATGACCCAGTACCTGTGGGGAGCCCGCGACCGGGGCGCCACCCTGATCGTCGTCGACCCGCGCGAGACCGCCGTCGCCCGCACCGCCGACGTCCACGTCGCCCTCAAGCCCGGCACCGACTCCGCCTTCTTCAACGCCGTCCTCCACGTCGTCGTCGCCGAGGGCCTCGCCGACGAGGCCTACCTCGCCGCCCACACCACCGGCTGGGCCGAGGTCAGGCAGACCGTCGCCGACTACCCGCCCGCCAGGTCGGCCGAGACCTGCGGCGTCCCCGAGGAGCAGATCGTCCAGGTCGCCCGCATGTTCGCCGGCGCGGGCAAGGCCATGGCCTGGCACGCCCGCGGCGTCGAGCACCACTCCCAGGGCGTCGAGAACTGCCTCAGCATCATCAACCTCTGCGTCGCCACCGGGAACATCGGCAAGCCCGGCGCCGGCTACGGCACCATCACCGGTCAGGGCAACGGCCAGGGCGGCCGCGAACACGGCCAGAAGTCCGACCTCCTCCCCGGCGGCCGCTCCATCACCAACCCCGAGCACCGCCGCCAGATCTGCGAGATCTGGGGCATCGACGAAGCCGAACTCCCGCCCGCCGGCACCTCCATGATGGAGATGGTCTGGCAGATGCAGCGCGAGGAGATCCGCGGCCTCGTCGGCATCTGCAACAACCCCTTCGTCTCGCTCCCGAACTACGCCACCGTCAAGGACGGCTACGACACCCTCCAGTTCCACGCCCAGTTCGACTTCTTCCTCTCCGAGACCGCCGCCAACGCGCACGTGGTCTTCCCCGTCACCGTCTGGGCCGAGGACGAGGGCGTCATGGCCAACGCCGAGGCCCGGGTCGTCAAGCACAACAAGGCCCAGGAACCCCCGGCCGGCGTCCGCACCGACACCTGGGTCATGTGCGAGCTGGCCAGGCGGCTCGGCGCCGGCGACAAGTTCGAGTTCCCCGACTCCCGCTCCGTCTTCGAGGAACTCCGCATCGCCTCCGCCGGAACCGTCAACGACTACTACGGCATCACCTACGAACGCCTGGAGGAGACCGGCGGCATCGCCTGGCCCTGCCCGACCACCGAGCACCCCGGCACCCCCCGCCTCTTCGAGGACGGCGGCAGCTACCACCCCGACGGCAGGATCCATCTGCAGGTCGTCGAATGGCACCCGCCGATGGACCCGTACAGCGAGGAGTACCCCCTCTCGCTCACCACCGGCCGCACCGTCGCCCACTTCCTCTCCGGCAACCAGACCCGCCGCCTCGGCGCCCTCGTCGAACAGACCCCCCGCCCCTGGGTCGAGGTCCACCCCTCCCACGGCTTCCGCAACGGCGACCCCGTCCGCGTCGTCACCCGCCGCGGCAGCGAGGTCCTCCCGGCCCTGGTCACCGAGGCCATCCGCCCCGACACCGTCTTCATCCCCTACCACTGGCCCGTCCCCACCTCGGCCAACGCCCTCACCATCGACGCCCTCGACCCCCGCTCCAAGATCCCGGAGTACAAGGTCTGCGCCGCCCGCATCGAGGCCGCCGAACGCATCGACGAGGTCCCCGCCCCGCCCACGGCCCCCGGCCAGCAGGCCTACCCGGAGACCCAGGTCTCCCGCACCGACCCGCTGCCCCCCACCTCCCCCCAGGGCCGCGGCACCGCGGAGAGGAGCTGA
- a CDS encoding MFS transporter: MNAPDRGSPRDPAAGLPPQTPAAVRRRATLAGTAVSVLLILAIVLGSRLLRDFDSALLPYAVATVFLAFGIAYRYTVWISAPGARRLFRKGWGSFFSAANFRRAPTALPKMIATYLGFQKFLGARSHARWAAHQLVFWGCLLAAAITFPLTWGWFTFTSSTGSGPGYEMRIWGLKIIGFDSLSVFGWLMFHGLDIAAVLVISGAAYFLWRRMKDRGAVTGQRFAYDLVPLIALVVISVTGLLLTFSSIFLHGGGYEFLAILHMVSVVFTLIYIPFGKFFHIVQRPAAVGMQLFKYTSRRKDEEALACRRCHEPIDTAPYMANLQGTMRDLDLGFAEWAEYCPRCKRVLRGNAYLDQVKKGFK, translated from the coding sequence GTGAACGCCCCCGACCGGGGGAGTCCGCGAGACCCGGCGGCGGGCCTCCCGCCCCAGACCCCGGCAGCCGTCCGCCGCCGCGCCACCCTCGCCGGGACCGCCGTCTCCGTCCTGCTGATCCTCGCGATCGTCCTCGGCAGCCGCCTGCTCCGCGACTTCGACTCTGCCCTCCTGCCCTACGCCGTCGCCACCGTCTTCCTCGCCTTCGGCATCGCCTACCGCTACACGGTCTGGATCTCCGCCCCCGGCGCCCGCCGCCTCTTCCGCAAGGGCTGGGGCTCCTTCTTCTCCGCGGCGAACTTCCGCAGAGCGCCCACCGCGCTGCCGAAGATGATCGCCACCTACCTCGGCTTCCAGAAGTTCCTCGGCGCCCGCTCCCACGCCCGCTGGGCCGCCCACCAGCTCGTCTTCTGGGGCTGTCTGCTCGCCGCCGCGATCACCTTCCCGCTGACCTGGGGCTGGTTCACCTTCACCTCCTCCACCGGCTCGGGCCCCGGCTACGAGATGCGGATCTGGGGCCTCAAGATCATCGGCTTCGACTCGCTCAGCGTCTTCGGCTGGCTGATGTTCCACGGCCTCGACATCGCCGCCGTGCTCGTCATCTCCGGCGCCGCCTACTTCCTCTGGCGCCGCATGAAGGACCGCGGGGCCGTCACCGGCCAGCGCTTCGCCTACGACCTGGTGCCGCTGATCGCCCTCGTCGTCATCTCCGTGACCGGGCTGCTGCTCACCTTCTCGTCGATCTTCCTGCACGGCGGAGGCTACGAGTTCCTCGCGATCCTCCACATGGTGTCGGTGGTCTTCACCCTCATCTACATCCCCTTCGGGAAGTTCTTCCACATCGTCCAGCGGCCCGCCGCCGTCGGCATGCAGCTCTTCAAGTACACCTCCCGCCGCAAGGACGAGGAAGCCCTCGCCTGCCGCCGCTGCCACGAGCCCATCGACACCGCCCCGTACATGGCGAACCTCCAGGGCACCATGCGCGACCTCGACCTCGGCTTCGCCGAATGGGCCGAGTACTGCCCCCGCTGCAAGCGCGTCCTGCGCGGCAACGCCTACCTCGACCAAGTGAAGAAGGGCTTCAAGTGA
- the pflA gene encoding pyruvate formate-lyase-activating protein, translated as MAVLLGPDIPVLSATPAAAATQRPSEGSVHSWDLSTGVDGPGTRFVTFLSGCPLTCLYCHNPDTWKMRNGKRTSAADVIAEASKYVRFISASGGGATISGGEPLLQPVFTGELLHRMKHELGLHTALDTSGFLGVRATDALLRDTDLVLLDIKSWDPDTYKKVTGRPLRPTLDFARRLADLGQEVHVRFVLVPGLTDDPANVEGVAAFAGGLGNVTRVDILPFHKLGEAKWQALAKPFTLHDTPSPSPEQVAEVREVFRAHGLNAI; from the coding sequence ATGGCCGTACTCCTCGGACCCGACATCCCGGTCCTGTCCGCCACCCCGGCCGCCGCGGCCACCCAGCGGCCCTCCGAGGGCTCGGTCCACTCCTGGGACCTCTCCACCGGCGTCGACGGCCCCGGCACCCGCTTCGTCACCTTTCTCTCCGGCTGCCCCCTCACCTGCCTCTACTGTCACAACCCCGACACCTGGAAGATGCGCAACGGCAAGCGGACCTCCGCCGCCGACGTGATCGCCGAGGCGAGCAAGTACGTCCGCTTCATCTCCGCCTCCGGCGGCGGCGCCACCATCTCCGGCGGCGAACCGCTCCTCCAGCCCGTCTTCACCGGTGAACTCCTCCACCGCATGAAGCACGAGCTCGGCCTCCACACCGCGCTCGACACCTCGGGATTCCTGGGTGTCCGCGCCACCGACGCCCTGCTGCGGGACACCGACCTGGTGCTGCTCGACATCAAGTCCTGGGACCCCGACACGTACAAGAAGGTGACCGGCCGGCCCCTCAGGCCCACGCTCGACTTCGCAAGGCGGCTCGCCGACCTCGGCCAGGAGGTCCATGTCCGCTTCGTCCTCGTCCCGGGCCTCACCGACGACCCCGCCAACGTCGAGGGAGTCGCCGCCTTCGCCGGGGGTCTCGGCAACGTCACCCGCGTGGACATCCTGCCCTTCCACAAGCTCGGCGAAGCGAAGTGGCAAGCACTCGCCAAGCCGTTCACCCTGCACGACACACCGTCCCCGAGCCCCGAACAGGTCGCCGAGGTCCGTGAGGTCTTCCGCGCCCACGGCCTGAACGCGATCTGA
- the pflB gene encoding formate C-acetyltransferase yields the protein MTATPAEATVTERAWKGFKGGLWRDAIDVRDFIQQNYTPYEGDDSFLAGPTERTTAVWKAITDKFPEERAKGVYDVSYDVPSTITAHAPGYIDRDKDLIVGLQTEAPLKRAIMPYGGWRMVAGALETYGYPVSQELEKVFTEYRKTHNAGVFDAYTPEIRAARKAGIVTGLPDAYGRGRIIGDYRRVALYGVDHLVQVKKEEKEELNSLPAGNRSLEETIRLREELSEQIRALGELKAMAASYGHDISGPATTGREAIQWLYFAYLAAVKEQNGAAMSLGRTSTFLDVYLQRDIDAGLLTEEQAQELVDDFIIKLRIVRFLRTPEYDELFSGDPTWVTESIAGMGEDGRPLVTRTSFRYLQTLYNLGPAPEPNMTVFWSPQLPQGFKEFCARVSIDTSSVQYESDELMRPRFGDDTAIACCVSAMPVGKQMQFFGARVNLAKTLLYAINGGRDEKSGAQVGPSTGALTSEVLDYDEVMAKFDEQMEWLASVYVHALNVIHYMHDRYAYERIEMALHDRDVRRTMACGIAGLAVAADSLAAVKYAKVSPVRDETGLATDYVIEGDYPAYGNNDERVDEIAVRLVEEFMRKVRKHPTYREAEHTQSVLTITSNVVYGKKTGNTPDGRRAGEPFSPGANPMNGRDTHGYVASALSVAKLPYEDAEDGISLTNTVTPDGLGRTPEERIRNLAGVLDGYMASDGFHMNVNVLNRDVLMDAMEHPENYPQLTIRVSGYAVNFVRLTREQQLDVLNRTFHGSL from the coding sequence GTGACTGCGACTCCTGCTGAGGCAACGGTGACCGAGCGGGCCTGGAAGGGCTTCAAGGGCGGACTCTGGCGCGACGCCATCGACGTCCGCGACTTCATCCAGCAGAACTACACGCCGTACGAGGGCGACGACTCCTTCCTCGCCGGCCCCACCGAGCGGACCACCGCCGTGTGGAAGGCCATCACGGACAAGTTCCCCGAGGAGCGCGCCAAGGGCGTCTACGACGTCTCGTACGACGTGCCCTCCACCATCACGGCCCACGCCCCCGGGTACATCGACCGCGACAAGGACCTGATCGTCGGCCTCCAGACCGAGGCCCCGCTCAAGCGGGCGATCATGCCCTACGGCGGCTGGCGCATGGTCGCCGGCGCCCTGGAGACCTACGGCTACCCCGTCTCCCAGGAGCTGGAGAAGGTCTTCACCGAGTACCGCAAGACCCACAACGCCGGTGTCTTCGACGCCTACACCCCCGAGATCCGCGCCGCCCGCAAGGCCGGCATCGTCACCGGACTCCCCGACGCCTACGGCCGCGGCCGCATCATCGGCGACTACCGCCGGGTCGCCCTCTACGGCGTCGACCACCTCGTCCAGGTGAAGAAGGAGGAGAAGGAGGAGCTCAACTCCCTCCCCGCCGGGAACCGTTCGCTCGAAGAGACCATCCGGCTCCGCGAGGAGCTGTCCGAGCAGATCCGCGCCCTCGGTGAACTCAAGGCGATGGCCGCCTCCTACGGACACGACATCTCCGGCCCCGCCACCACCGGCCGCGAGGCGATCCAGTGGCTGTACTTCGCCTACCTCGCCGCCGTGAAGGAGCAGAACGGCGCCGCGATGTCCCTCGGCCGCACCTCCACCTTCCTCGACGTCTACCTCCAGCGCGACATCGACGCCGGTCTCCTCACCGAGGAGCAGGCCCAGGAACTCGTCGACGACTTCATCATCAAGCTCCGCATCGTCCGCTTCCTGCGCACCCCGGAGTACGACGAGCTGTTCTCCGGCGACCCCACCTGGGTCACCGAGTCCATCGCCGGCATGGGCGAGGACGGCCGCCCGCTGGTCACCCGGACCTCCTTCCGCTACCTCCAGACCCTCTACAACCTCGGCCCGGCCCCCGAGCCGAACATGACCGTCTTCTGGTCGCCGCAGCTCCCCCAGGGCTTCAAGGAGTTCTGCGCGAGGGTTTCCATCGACACCTCCTCCGTGCAGTACGAGTCGGACGAGCTGATGCGCCCGCGCTTCGGCGACGACACCGCCATCGCCTGCTGCGTCTCCGCGATGCCCGTCGGCAAGCAGATGCAGTTCTTCGGCGCCCGGGTGAACCTCGCCAAGACCCTCCTCTACGCGATCAACGGCGGCCGGGACGAGAAGTCCGGCGCCCAGGTCGGCCCGTCCACCGGCGCCCTCACCTCCGAGGTCCTCGACTACGACGAGGTCATGGCCAAGTTCGACGAGCAGATGGAATGGCTCGCGAGCGTCTACGTCCACGCCCTGAACGTCATCCACTACATGCACGACCGGTACGCCTACGAGCGCATCGAGATGGCGCTCCACGACCGCGACGTGCGCCGCACCATGGCCTGCGGCATCGCCGGCCTCGCGGTCGCCGCCGACTCCCTCGCCGCCGTCAAGTACGCCAAGGTCAGCCCGGTCCGGGACGAGACCGGCCTCGCCACCGACTACGTCATCGAGGGCGACTACCCGGCATACGGCAACAACGACGAGCGCGTCGACGAGATCGCGGTCCGGCTGGTCGAGGAGTTCATGCGGAAGGTCCGCAAGCACCCCACGTACCGCGAGGCCGAGCACACCCAGTCCGTCCTGACGATCACCTCCAACGTCGTCTACGGCAAGAAGACCGGCAACACCCCCGACGGGCGCCGCGCCGGCGAGCCCTTCTCGCCGGGCGCCAACCCGATGAACGGCCGCGACACCCACGGCTACGTGGCCTCGGCCCTGTCGGTCGCCAAGCTCCCGTACGAGGACGCCGAGGACGGCATCTCGCTGACCAACACCGTCACCCCCGACGGCCTGGGCCGCACCCCCGAAGAGCGGATCAGGAACCTCGCGGGCGTCCTCGACGGCTACATGGCCAGCGACGGCTTCCACATGAACGTCAACGTCCTCAACCGCGACGTGCTGATGGACGCCATGGAGCACCCGGAGAACTACCCGCAGCTGACCATCCGGGTCTCCGGATACGCGGTCAACTTCGTCCGGCTCACCCGCGAGCAGCAGCTCGACGTCCTGAACCGCACCTTCCACGGCTCGCTCTGA